A single genomic interval of Lactococcus sp. S-13 harbors:
- a CDS encoding GAF domain-containing protein, translating to MEKIFKQTQQLNVLLRETSVDFSEPFPYQVILERAAKVINGHIFGINSKRNCLGYGYASDEFRENKILKNFFTYQKISEEISDEALKNFEISDSVKIESSLLQKIELLKSNFADHWVTIGPIEGNRLRLGSLFVLTAEPLSNEQIMLLDTLSTFIGNQASYIMLEELESQRRENSFASLIQSLSRPELETFKTIIEKIDL from the coding sequence ATGGAAAAGATTTTTAAGCAGACACAACAACTCAATGTTCTACTCAGAGAAACTTCAGTTGATTTTTCAGAGCCATTTCCCTATCAGGTCATATTAGAACGAGCGGCCAAAGTCATAAATGGTCATATTTTTGGCATTAATTCGAAAAGAAATTGTCTAGGTTATGGCTACGCTAGTGACGAATTTCGAGAAAATAAAATCCTTAAAAATTTTTTCACTTATCAAAAAATCTCCGAAGAAATTTCTGATGAAGCGCTCAAAAATTTTGAAATTAGTGATAGTGTGAAAATAGAAAGTTCGCTTCTGCAAAAAATTGAGCTTTTGAAAAGCAATTTTGCTGATCATTGGGTTACAATAGGTCCGATAGAGGGAAATAGATTGCGTTTAGGAAGCCTTTTTGTGTTGACTGCTGAACCACTCAGCAATGAACAAATCATGCTGCTTGATACACTTTCGACTTTTATTGGGAACCAAGCTTCTTATATTATGTTAGAAGAACTAGAGAGTCAACGTAGAGAAAACAGCTTTGCTTCTTTGATTCAGTCACTTTCTCGACCGGAACTAGAAACTTTTAAAACAATCATTGAAAAAATTGATCTTTAA
- a CDS encoding helix-turn-helix domain-containing protein, whose translation MLFYDRLKSLVVDSHKSFNQIERELGYPRNALANYRLGKEPSAKRLAEIADYFDVTTEYLLGKGDDYNYKKAQLLFEYLSQEKKQNLLNYIEARLDEVTRFEQERVSLNVEQFVHKDADTWVFQPSDKIVRFPRQELPDDYDVIFELVNEALQPAIPSMNGDLVFIKFTEKPLKEGILSFSLEANQLAKLVTNDDRVLYLSYLGTDDAEASEELSGKVVKVYRSQEVLS comes from the coding sequence TTGTTATTTTATGATCGTTTAAAAAGTTTAGTCGTTGATTCCCACAAATCTTTCAATCAAATCGAAAGAGAGTTGGGTTATCCCAGAAATGCACTTGCTAACTACCGTTTAGGCAAGGAACCTAGTGCGAAGCGTTTGGCAGAAATTGCTGATTACTTTGACGTTACTACCGAATATCTGCTCGGCAAAGGAGATGATTACAATTACAAAAAAGCGCAGCTTCTTTTTGAATATTTAAGTCAAGAAAAGAAACAAAACTTACTTAACTACATCGAAGCTCGTCTGGATGAAGTGACGCGTTTTGAACAAGAACGTGTTTCTTTGAACGTGGAGCAATTCGTTCACAAAGATGCTGATACTTGGGTTTTTCAACCCAGTGATAAAATCGTTCGTTTTCCTCGTCAGGAACTTCCTGATGACTACGATGTTATTTTCGAACTCGTCAATGAGGCTTTGCAACCTGCGATTCCAAGTATGAATGGCGATTTGGTCTTTATTAAATTTACCGAAAAACCTTTGAAAGAAGGCATTCTATCATTTTCTTTGGAAGCTAATCAGCTTGCTAAGTTAGTCACAAATGATGATAGAGTGCTTTACCTCAGTTATTTAGGCACAGACGATGCTGAAGCTTCTGAGGAATTGTCCGGAAAAGTTGTAAAAGTTTATCGTTCACAAGAAGTTCTTTCTTGA
- a CDS encoding MGMT family protein: MAELTENTKKILAVIQAVPQGEVMSYRDVGKLAGLPNAARQVSWILHSMSHNYKLPWWRIIRSDGTIALPEPGRSEQIALLQQEGVSVSTKGKVNIKKSSTEK; this comes from the coding sequence ATGGCTGAGCTTACAGAAAACACCAAAAAGATATTAGCCGTCATTCAAGCAGTTCCTCAAGGAGAAGTAATGAGCTATCGAGATGTTGGCAAACTAGCCGGTTTGCCCAATGCTGCGCGCCAAGTCTCTTGGATTTTACATTCAATGTCTCACAACTATAAGCTCCCTTGGTGGCGGATTATCCGTTCAGATGGAACAATTGCCCTACCAGAGCCAGGAAGAAGCGAACAAATCGCCCTTCTTCAACAAGAAGGAGTTTCGGTCTCTACCAAAGGAAAAGTTAATATAAAAAAATCTTCTACTGAAAAGTAG